The following coding sequences are from one Bifidobacteriaceae bacterium window:
- a CDS encoding pyridoxal phosphate-dependent aminotransferase — MRLSRRFEGLDRVNAITRERERLEAAGVRLTDLTDSNPTHFGLGSKAAHDAVARAAARATVYDPQPRGPLAAREALAARFGGSPDDYWLTASTSEAYSWLFALLADPGDAVAIPAPGYPLIEPLARLANLRTVECRWHYLAHDGWCVDPLGVSRAAELGARAFVLVNPGNPTGAYINPATADLFGEACQTARAALIADEVFGPFHLEGEPTSLAGCDRVVTFALGGLSKLACAPGLKLAWIRLSGPRGQLGPVRAALDQVADTFLPVSVPVAEALPELLDLSRSVVERTRGRLAANLATAREVLGDELCRVRRCEGGWSVIVDLPRPLEDEDKLSAGEDPALWLLTHAGLAAHPGWFYDIVGGPALVLSLLPEPETFRDHCGQLRAAVEAWRASGRTPVA, encoded by the coding sequence GTGCGGCTGTCGCGGCGGTTCGAGGGACTGGATCGGGTCAACGCCATCACTCGGGAGCGCGAGCGGCTGGAAGCGGCCGGCGTTCGGCTGACCGACTTGACGGATTCCAACCCGACCCACTTTGGCCTCGGTTCAAAAGCCGCGCACGATGCCGTGGCGCGAGCCGCCGCCAGAGCCACCGTTTACGATCCCCAGCCGCGCGGCCCGCTTGCGGCGCGCGAAGCGCTGGCCGCGCGTTTCGGCGGTTCCCCGGACGATTATTGGCTGACGGCCAGCACGTCGGAGGCGTATTCGTGGCTCTTCGCCCTGCTCGCCGATCCGGGAGACGCGGTCGCCATTCCCGCGCCCGGCTATCCGCTGATCGAGCCGCTGGCCCGCCTGGCCAACCTGCGCACCGTGGAATGCCGTTGGCATTACCTGGCCCATGACGGCTGGTGTGTGGACCCGCTGGGCGTGAGCCGGGCCGCCGAGCTTGGGGCCCGCGCGTTTGTGCTGGTGAATCCCGGAAACCCAACCGGCGCCTACATCAACCCCGCAACGGCCGACCTCTTCGGCGAGGCCTGCCAGACCGCGCGGGCGGCGCTCATAGCTGACGAGGTCTTCGGGCCCTTTCACCTTGAGGGCGAACCGACTTCGCTGGCGGGCTGCGACCGCGTGGTCACGTTCGCGCTGGGCGGCCTGTCGAAGCTGGCCTGCGCGCCCGGCCTCAAGCTCGCCTGGATCCGCCTGTCGGGGCCCCGCGGCCAACTGGGCCCCGTCAGGGCGGCCCTGGACCAGGTCGCGGACACGTTCTTGCCGGTCAGTGTGCCCGTCGCGGAGGCCTTGCCGGAACTGCTGGACTTGTCCCGCTCGGTGGTGGAGCGCACGCGCGGCCGTTTGGCCGCGAACCTCGCCACAGCCAGGGAAGTCCTTGGCGACGAGCTTTGCCGCGTGCGGCGGTGCGAAGGCGGTTGGAGCGTCATCGTCGACCTGCCTCGCCCCCTGGAAGACGAGGACAAACTGTCCGCCGGCGAAGACCCGGCCCTTTGGCTGTTGACCCATGCGGGCTTGGCGGCGCATCCGGGCTGGTTCTACGACATCGTGGGCGGGCCCGCGCTGGTGCTCTCGCTCTTGCCGGAGCCGGAAACCTTCCGGGACCACTGCGGCCAACTGCGGGCGGCCGTGGAGGCTTGGCGCGCGAGCGGCCGCACGCCAGTCGCCTGA
- a CDS encoding MFS transporter, whose protein sequence is MAPSTRAGRPQRQPVRRAAIGVLALFVACGFTFASWASRLVAVRQGLGLDPGQMGLLLLCWSAGSVAAMPLSGRMIKRFGGRQVLVVFGGIAAAGLVGAGFAAGASSVPAVGALLFALGVGIGVWDVTMNVAATDVEHALARSVMPRFHAGYSLGTVLAGGIGAGLARLGLPVAAHFALVAALGLAALFWGVSTLLPGGALGVDRRAKPRPPGRAANPDRRARTQPSGQTTDAPHRAEQPRSSEAPAAGHQPGRARSNADADLDRRARTQPSGQTTDGHRQAEQPRSSEDLESDRQPKTQRPGEALADGHQAGRARSDGAATPDRARSTWGEPRVLLVGLVVLALSLAEGAAGDWLASGIVQGFGTPEAVGIAGLTVFLTSQTAVRVFGTRLVDRVGRPAAIRGSGLLAMAGVALYALAPGLPLVFVGAALWGAGAALVFPLGMSAAGDDPARAAARTSVVATIGYGAFLTGPPLLGLLADHVGFRLAMLALAAPSALAVVFAWATRPERGLPASSLRV, encoded by the coding sequence GTGGCACCTAGCACGCGGGCTGGCCGGCCGCAGCGGCAGCCGGTGCGTCGCGCGGCGATTGGCGTGCTGGCGCTGTTCGTCGCTTGCGGTTTCACGTTCGCCAGTTGGGCGTCCCGCTTGGTCGCGGTCCGTCAGGGCCTTGGCCTGGACCCCGGGCAGATGGGCTTGCTGCTTCTGTGCTGGTCGGCGGGTTCCGTCGCGGCCATGCCGTTGTCGGGCCGCATGATCAAGCGGTTTGGTGGGCGCCAGGTGCTTGTCGTCTTCGGCGGCATAGCCGCGGCAGGCCTGGTCGGCGCCGGTTTCGCGGCCGGGGCCAGTTCCGTGCCGGCAGTCGGTGCGTTGCTGTTCGCGTTGGGGGTGGGGATCGGCGTGTGGGACGTCACCATGAACGTCGCCGCGACCGATGTGGAGCATGCGCTGGCGCGCAGCGTCATGCCAAGGTTTCATGCCGGTTATTCGCTTGGAACGGTGCTGGCGGGCGGGATCGGCGCGGGCTTGGCCCGGTTGGGGCTGCCAGTGGCGGCGCATTTCGCCTTGGTGGCGGCGCTGGGCCTGGCCGCGCTCTTTTGGGGTGTCAGCACGCTGTTGCCCGGCGGCGCCTTGGGCGTGGACCGCCGGGCCAAACCCCGGCCCCCGGGCAGGGCCGCGAACCCGGACCGCCGGGCGAGGACCCAGCCCTCGGGCCAGACGACGGACGCCCCCCACCGGGCGGAACAGCCGCGATCAAGCGAGGCCCCGGCAGCTGGCCACCAGCCCGGACGCGCGCGATCAAACGCCGACGCGGACTTGGACCGCCGGGCGAGGACCCAGCCCTCGGGCCAGACGACGGACGGTCACCGCCAGGCGGAACAGCCGCGATCAAGCGAGGACCTGGAATCTGACCGCCAGCCGAAAACCCAGCGACCGGGCGAAGCGCTGGCCGACGGCCATCAGGCCGGACGCGCGCGATCAGACGGGGCGGCCACGCCTGACCGGGCGCGGTCGACGTGGGGAGAACCCCGCGTTCTCCTGGTGGGGCTCGTGGTGCTCGCGTTGTCATTGGCCGAAGGGGCGGCCGGGGACTGGCTCGCCTCGGGGATAGTGCAGGGCTTCGGCACGCCGGAAGCGGTCGGGATTGCCGGCTTGACGGTGTTCTTGACCTCGCAGACCGCGGTCCGCGTCTTTGGGACGCGGCTGGTCGACAGGGTTGGCCGCCCGGCCGCCATCCGCGGTTCGGGCCTGCTCGCCATGGCGGGCGTCGCGCTCTATGCCTTGGCCCCCGGATTGCCTCTGGTGTTCGTTGGCGCGGCGCTTTGGGGCGCGGGCGCGGCCCTGGTCTTCCCCCTGGGCATGAGCGCAGCCGGCGACGACCCGGCGCGCGCCGCCGCGCGCACGTCCGTGGTCGCGACGATCGGTTACGGCGCCTTCCTCACCGGCCCGCCCCTGCTGGGCTTGCTGGCGGACCACGTGGGTTTCCGGCTCGCCATGCTCGCGTTGGCCGCTCCATCCGCTCTGGCCGTGGTGTTCGCCTGGGCCACCCGCCCCGAACGCGGACTACCTGCCAGCAGTCTTCGAGTGTAG